In the genome of Bacillus sp. S3, one region contains:
- a CDS encoding sporulation histidine kinase inhibitor Sda: protein MRKLSDELLIESYFKARELNLSPDFIGLIESEIQRRSLFNKIKKSS from the coding sequence GTGCGGAAATTGTCAGATGAATTATTAATTGAGTCCTATTTTAAAGCAAGAGAATTAAACCTAAGCCCAGATTTTATTGGTCTAATTGAGTCCGAAATCCAAAGGCGATCATTATTCAATAAAATCAAAAAATCCTCATAA